In a genomic window of Streptomyces sp. NBC_01142:
- a CDS encoding ABC transporter ATP-binding protein, with product MAEIVLEGITKRYPDGALAVRDVNLTVDDGEFVILVGPSGCGKSTTLNMIAGLEDITEGTLRIGDQVVNDKAPKERDIAMVFQSYALYPHMTVRDNMGFALRLAKADKATIRSKVEEAARILDLTEHLDRKPANLSGGQRQRVAMGRAIVRSPKAFLMDEPLSNLDAKLRVQMRTQISRLQQRLGTTTVYVTHDQTEAMTLGDRVVVMRGGVVQQVGTPQHLYDEPRNLFVAGFIGSPAMNFLHSTLEENALRTIVGDIPLSDDVRQSLERHNAPRDLIVGLRPEAFEDAALVDPGRPGTTFSTTVDVVESLGSDVYAYFTEDDWQPTATSELAELAADSGLTETGASGHQIVVRLSTATRIAEGSQAELWVDTSRVHVFDPRTGANLTHRENNG from the coding sequence GTGGCCGAGATCGTTCTCGAGGGCATCACCAAGAGGTATCCCGACGGTGCTCTGGCCGTGCGGGACGTCAACCTCACAGTGGACGACGGGGAGTTCGTGATCCTGGTCGGCCCCTCCGGTTGCGGCAAGTCCACCACGCTCAACATGATCGCCGGGTTGGAGGACATCACCGAGGGCACCCTCCGCATCGGCGACCAGGTGGTCAACGACAAGGCGCCCAAGGAACGCGACATCGCCATGGTCTTCCAGAGCTACGCCCTCTACCCGCACATGACCGTGCGCGACAACATGGGCTTCGCACTGCGCCTGGCCAAGGCCGACAAGGCCACGATCCGGAGCAAGGTGGAGGAGGCCGCCCGTATCCTCGACCTGACGGAGCATCTGGACCGCAAACCCGCGAACCTCTCGGGCGGCCAACGCCAGCGCGTCGCCATGGGCCGCGCCATCGTCCGCAGCCCCAAGGCGTTCCTGATGGACGAGCCGCTGTCCAACCTCGACGCCAAGCTCCGCGTCCAGATGCGCACCCAGATCTCCCGCCTCCAGCAGCGGCTGGGCACCACCACCGTCTACGTCACTCATGACCAGACCGAGGCGATGACGCTCGGGGACCGCGTGGTCGTCATGCGCGGCGGCGTCGTTCAACAGGTCGGCACCCCGCAGCATCTCTACGACGAGCCACGCAACCTGTTCGTCGCCGGGTTCATCGGCTCACCCGCCATGAACTTCCTCCACTCCACCCTGGAGGAGAACGCTCTGCGCACCATCGTCGGTGACATCCCCCTGTCCGACGACGTACGCCAGAGCCTGGAGCGCCACAACGCGCCCCGGGACCTCATCGTAGGCCTGCGGCCCGAAGCCTTCGAGGACGCCGCACTGGTCGATCCGGGCCGGCCGGGAACCACGTTCTCCACCACCGTGGACGTGGTGGAGTCGCTGGGCTCGGACGTCTACGCCTACTTCACCGAGGATGACTGGCAGCCGACCGCCACCTCGGAACTGGCGGAGCTGGCCGCCGATTCCGGCCTCACTGAGACGGGAGCCAGCGGCCACCAGATCGTCGTCCGGCTCAGTACCGCGACGCGGATCGCCGAGGGGAGCCAGGCCGAGCTGTGGGTGGACACCTCGAGGGTCCATGTCTTCGACCCACGCACCGGTGCGAACCTCACTCACCGGGAGAACAACGGCTGA
- a CDS encoding 4Fe-4S cluster-binding domain-containing protein, whose protein sequence is MHEDITTNTTITTDAAAPHGALGILDPLPQPRVLSLLLTLRCTAECGECGTHSSPRVRTRLPEEEAARLIDEAAADSYNLVAFTGGEPMLYGIGLRRLIQRTTDHAMPSRMVSNAFWARTPDKAARALAPLAAAGLGELSVSTGDEHARFVPVERVLHAVRAGIDRGLNCAVMIETRSANRVTRRTLCEHPLFRETFTPREEESITFCESPWMPLDEHEQYSYPDGMTVNSGNLFRRTGCDSVIDTVTVLADGRIMACCGLGTQAIPELQVGHVSTGGVHESRLRAEADFLKRWIRDEGPERILAWAAARDPRIVWEDQYAHRCQACKRLYSDPMVADAVREHYEEKVLDVLTSEWLMHRPLQQSSRGEDAAIDT, encoded by the coding sequence ATGCATGAGGACATCACCACCAACACCACCATCACCACCGACGCGGCTGCGCCGCACGGCGCTCTCGGGATCCTGGACCCTCTGCCTCAGCCGCGCGTTCTGTCCCTGCTGCTGACCTTGCGCTGCACGGCCGAGTGCGGGGAATGCGGCACCCACAGCAGCCCGCGGGTACGGACAAGGCTGCCTGAGGAGGAAGCCGCCCGCCTCATCGACGAGGCGGCTGCCGACAGCTACAACCTGGTGGCTTTCACCGGCGGCGAGCCGATGCTCTACGGCATCGGTCTCCGACGTCTGATCCAGCGCACGACAGACCATGCGATGCCCTCACGGATGGTGTCCAACGCCTTCTGGGCGCGTACGCCGGACAAGGCCGCTCGAGCGCTCGCCCCCCTCGCCGCTGCGGGCCTCGGGGAACTGAGTGTGTCGACCGGCGACGAGCACGCGCGCTTCGTGCCGGTCGAGCGGGTCCTGCATGCCGTTCGCGCCGGTATCGACCGTGGCCTCAACTGTGCCGTGATGATCGAGACGAGGTCCGCGAACCGTGTGACCAGGCGCACGCTGTGCGAGCACCCCTTGTTCCGTGAGACCTTCACCCCGCGCGAGGAGGAGTCGATCACGTTCTGTGAGAGCCCGTGGATGCCGCTCGATGAGCATGAGCAGTATTCGTACCCCGACGGAATGACGGTCAACTCGGGCAACCTGTTCCGCCGGACCGGCTGCGACAGCGTCATCGACACGGTCACCGTCCTCGCGGATGGCCGGATCATGGCCTGTTGCGGCCTGGGCACCCAGGCGATCCCGGAGTTGCAGGTCGGCCATGTATCAACGGGTGGGGTGCACGAGAGTCGACTCCGGGCCGAGGCAGACTTTCTCAAACGGTGGATCCGGGACGAGGGCCCGGAACGGATCCTTGCCTGGGCGGCGGCGAGAGACCCGCGCATTGTCTGGGAAGACCAGTACGCGCATCGTTGCCAAGCGTGCAAGCGGCTCTACAGCGACCCTATGGTGGCCGATGCAGTCCGAGAACACTACGAAGAGAAGGTCCTGGACGTACTGACCAGCGAGTGGCTGATGCACAGACCGTTGCAGCAGTCGTCGCGCGGGGAAGACGCAGCGATCGACACCTGA
- a CDS encoding aminoglycoside phosphotransferase family protein: protein MHADEVDIDVSLVRRLLGAQFPQWADLPVEKVDSAGTSNAMYRLGEDMVVRLPRIAGAANDVEKEHQWLPRLAPPLPVAVPVPLGRGMPAEGYPWHWSVYRWLEGENPTIGRLAEPGLLAKDLAEFVAALQRIDPAGGPPSYRSEPLATRDAATRAAMETLRGIIDADAATVAWETALHAPVWSGPAVWVHADLQPGNLLTARGQLSAVIDFGCLGLGDPAVDLIAAWYLLPADARSVFRTALGADDASWARGRGWALSIALMELRYYRDTNPVMASIARHVIHQVLAERRC, encoded by the coding sequence ATGCATGCAGACGAGGTGGACATCGACGTGTCTCTCGTACGCCGGTTGCTCGGAGCGCAGTTTCCGCAGTGGGCAGACCTTCCTGTCGAGAAGGTCGACTCTGCCGGCACATCCAACGCCATGTACCGGCTCGGCGAGGACATGGTCGTGCGACTCCCTCGCATCGCGGGGGCGGCCAACGACGTGGAGAAGGAACACCAGTGGCTGCCGCGGCTTGCGCCGCCGCTTCCGGTTGCCGTTCCCGTACCGCTGGGCAGAGGAATGCCCGCTGAGGGCTATCCCTGGCATTGGTCCGTCTACCGCTGGCTCGAGGGCGAGAACCCGACCATCGGCCGTCTCGCCGAACCCGGCCTGCTTGCAAAGGATCTGGCGGAGTTCGTCGCCGCGTTGCAACGGATCGATCCCGCGGGCGGGCCGCCTTCCTACCGCAGCGAACCCTTGGCGACGCGCGACGCTGCGACACGCGCCGCGATGGAGACACTGCGCGGAATCATCGATGCCGACGCGGCGACCGTCGCATGGGAGACGGCTCTGCATGCCCCCGTGTGGTCCGGTCCGGCCGTCTGGGTCCACGCAGACCTGCAACCCGGGAACCTGCTGACCGCCCGTGGACAGCTCAGCGCCGTCATCGACTTCGGGTGCCTGGGCCTGGGCGATCCCGCCGTCGACTTGATCGCGGCGTGGTACCTGCTGCCCGCCGATGCGCGCAGTGTCTTCCGTACCGCCCTGGGGGCCGATGACGCGAGCTGGGCGCGAGGCCGTGGCTGGGCGCTGTCGATCGCGCTCATGGAACTCCGGTACTACCGCGACACGAACCCGGTGATGGCGTCCATCGCGCGACACGTCATCCATCAAGTCCTTGCTGAACGGCGATGCTGA
- a CDS encoding helix-turn-helix domain-containing protein — protein sequence MALHDTHPIWHTPEMREAITRGEAGAVVRLARRAAELTQAQLGTATGYTAASISRMERGKQPMRDMLLLQRIADVLSIPPQLLGLAARHAPPPAPGVVAHPPAGGTRVAGRDARDVFGDEGEGEDPVRRRNLLAGLAATTAGTLLGGASAGPAAARPALTGLEDLLLHRGGTPVGEPTRAAVTAAVDASRRDFGTCRYDALARALPSRIALAQALGREHADAQGQSATAVAELYSIATRLCIKLGEDGLAAVTADRALTAALSGADALTVAEAHRMVSSSWRRQGHYARATDVAVTAAQHLASNRTTPEPQRLSVQGNLYVTAAYTAAKQGDRQAAHTLIAEAEATAKQLGADQSPAGTAFFGPSQVLLHQISISHLLGDAGTAIDHARQVNTAQLPTAERRARYWIDVARSFDQWNKPGNCYRALLAAEEAAPQEVRRGAVRTMAGGLLRHDRTLPGVRSFAHRVGALT from the coding sequence GTGGCCCTACACGACACCCACCCCATCTGGCACACCCCAGAAATGCGCGAGGCCATCACCCGCGGCGAGGCGGGGGCGGTCGTGCGCCTGGCCCGCCGCGCGGCCGAACTCACCCAGGCACAGCTCGGAACGGCGACCGGGTACACCGCCGCGTCCATCTCCCGCATGGAACGCGGCAAGCAGCCCATGCGCGACATGCTGCTGCTCCAACGGATCGCCGATGTCCTCAGCATCCCGCCGCAACTCCTGGGCCTGGCCGCCCGACACGCGCCCCCGCCCGCTCCCGGCGTCGTGGCCCACCCGCCTGCCGGTGGGACTAGGGTGGCCGGACGAGACGCACGAGACGTGTTCGGTGACGAGGGAGAGGGTGAGGACCCGGTGCGACGCCGCAACCTCCTGGCCGGCCTGGCCGCCACCACCGCAGGCACCCTCCTCGGTGGCGCGTCCGCAGGCCCGGCGGCGGCCCGTCCGGCGCTGACCGGACTGGAGGACCTCCTCCTGCACCGCGGCGGCACACCCGTCGGCGAACCGACCCGCGCGGCGGTCACCGCGGCGGTGGACGCCTCCCGCCGGGACTTCGGGACCTGCCGCTACGACGCCCTCGCCCGAGCCCTGCCCTCCCGTATCGCCCTCGCCCAGGCGCTTGGCCGCGAACACGCCGACGCGCAGGGGCAGTCGGCGACGGCGGTCGCCGAGCTCTACAGCATCGCGACCCGGCTGTGCATCAAACTCGGCGAGGACGGACTGGCCGCCGTCACCGCCGACCGCGCTCTGACCGCCGCCCTCTCAGGAGCCGACGCCCTCACCGTCGCCGAAGCACACCGCATGGTCTCCAGTTCCTGGCGCCGCCAGGGCCACTACGCGCGGGCCACCGACGTCGCCGTCACCGCCGCCCAGCACCTGGCCTCCAACCGCACTACCCCCGAACCCCAGCGCCTCTCGGTACAGGGGAACCTGTACGTGACCGCCGCCTACACCGCCGCGAAACAAGGCGACCGGCAGGCCGCGCACACCCTGATCGCCGAAGCGGAGGCCACCGCGAAGCAGCTGGGCGCGGACCAGTCACCGGCCGGGACGGCGTTCTTCGGCCCCTCCCAGGTCCTGCTGCACCAGATCTCCATCAGCCACCTCCTCGGCGACGCCGGAACCGCCATCGACCACGCCCGCCAGGTCAACACCGCCCAGCTGCCCACAGCGGAGCGCCGGGCCCGGTACTGGATCGACGTCGCCCGCTCCTTCGACCAGTGGAACAAACCCGGCAACTGCTACCGCGCCCTCCTCGCCGCCGAGGAAGCCGCCCCGCAAGAAGTACGCCGCGGCGCGGTACGCACCATGGCCGGCGGTCTGCTCCGCCACGACCGCACCCTGCCCGGCGTACGGTCCTTCGCTCACCGCGTCGGCGCACTCACCTGA
- a CDS encoding glycosyltransferase codes for MRVLYLLNISNPDRLAADSGWIFADLLAPALADAGAEVTVASPAPAGDTRAVFHRTRVHGTKYRARFGADIGELASMIRAAKPDVVVANQIEEAPAVRAALLEAGSGALLAGYCHYLPFSLTGGGRVVLDPSLDDGGLGRSVLLAFAAGVSACDRVMVHSATAASWVSAATAQVGVDVAGRMRVVPPPRDGRLVRDPATVTAADRTGAGAIGVYNHRLYAHYGTGRFVDLARELTASGLVRVRVMDLFGTRRAERSGLDDSPERMRDQLAAMAHVQVVSDRGDRIRYRQLLAGACFGIAPFRPGCPWSMSVIDCQGMGLPVISPRMGWLAEHIAPALHFTTTAEAVALAERLATDDAFHAEHARRAFASTTRLTPASVAASYLEAVA; via the coding sequence ATGCGTGTGCTGTATCTGCTCAACATCTCCAACCCCGACCGGCTGGCCGCCGACTCGGGCTGGATCTTCGCCGACCTGTTGGCCCCGGCTCTGGCGGACGCCGGTGCCGAGGTGACGGTCGCATCCCCGGCGCCGGCCGGGGACACGCGGGCCGTGTTCCACCGTACGAGGGTGCACGGCACGAAGTACCGGGCCCGGTTCGGCGCCGACATCGGTGAACTGGCGTCGATGATCCGGGCCGCGAAGCCGGATGTGGTGGTGGCCAACCAGATCGAGGAAGCCCCCGCCGTGCGCGCGGCCCTGCTGGAAGCCGGGTCAGGCGCCCTGCTGGCGGGGTACTGCCACTACCTGCCCTTCTCCCTCACCGGCGGCGGACGGGTCGTGCTGGATCCGTCGCTGGACGACGGAGGGCTCGGGCGCAGTGTGCTGCTGGCGTTCGCCGCGGGCGTGTCCGCCTGCGACCGGGTGATGGTCCACTCCGCCACGGCCGCGTCCTGGGTATCGGCGGCCACCGCCCAGGTGGGCGTCGATGTCGCCGGCCGGATGCGGGTGGTTCCCCCGCCGCGCGACGGGCGCCTGGTCCGCGACCCCGCCACCGTCACCGCTGCGGACCGTACCGGTGCGGGGGCGATCGGGGTGTACAATCACCGGCTCTACGCGCACTACGGCACCGGGCGGTTCGTGGACCTGGCCAGGGAGCTGACCGCGTCGGGGCTGGTGCGGGTGCGGGTGATGGACCTCTTCGGCACACGGCGGGCCGAGCGCTCAGGGCTGGACGACAGCCCCGAGCGGATGCGCGACCAACTGGCCGCGATGGCGCATGTCCAGGTGGTCTCCGACCGGGGCGACCGGATCCGCTACCGGCAGCTACTGGCCGGCGCCTGCTTCGGCATCGCCCCCTTCCGCCCCGGCTGCCCCTGGTCGATGTCGGTGATCGACTGCCAGGGCATGGGCCTGCCGGTGATATCCCCGCGCATGGGCTGGCTCGCCGAACACATCGCCCCCGCCCTGCACTTCACCACCACCGCTGAGGCGGTCGCCCTGGCCGAACGCCTGGCCACCGACGACGCCTTCCACGCCGAACACGCCCGGCGCGCGTTCGCCTCCACCACCCGCCTCACCCCGGCCTCCGTGGCGGCGTCCTACCTGGAGGCGGTCGCATGA
- a CDS encoding glycosyltransferase family 2 protein produces MLTPTLIAVIGPVEAALLTTWIKHYRRLGVERFLLTFHFPEHVPDQRRHELHAVCRQAGIVPAGTSSGPWHEHTNTHIRDALRHQAGRGWRLFADADEFHQYPTHLREVVAQAERSRRRVVGGLLLDRVSACGHLTDWNQRDGLDLAYPLGGHLTHRLLHGDPRKIVLARHDVPLSSGNHRAPGHHPDPDRLCAVHHFKWRTGILDDLRRRVHHFSTGLWQEQSPAVRDEAERLLAHVGRYQGRVNIADPRFAFRRVSLDLMPHSWPAEARAVHTAWRPPATSRERGQ; encoded by the coding sequence ATGCTGACGCCGACGCTGATCGCCGTGATCGGGCCCGTCGAAGCAGCCTTGCTCACCACCTGGATCAAGCACTATCGCAGGCTGGGTGTCGAACGCTTCCTGCTCACCTTCCACTTCCCCGAGCACGTCCCCGACCAGCGCCGCCACGAACTGCATGCCGTGTGCCGCCAGGCGGGCATCGTGCCTGCCGGGACCAGTAGCGGACCGTGGCACGAGCACACCAACACCCACATCCGCGACGCCCTACGACACCAAGCGGGGCGGGGGTGGCGCCTGTTCGCCGACGCGGACGAGTTCCACCAGTACCCCACGCACCTGCGCGAAGTCGTCGCCCAGGCCGAGCGCAGCCGCAGGCGGGTGGTGGGCGGTCTGCTCCTCGACCGCGTCTCGGCCTGCGGGCACCTGACCGACTGGAACCAGCGCGACGGCCTCGATCTCGCCTATCCGCTCGGAGGGCACCTCACCCACCGGCTCCTGCACGGCGACCCGCGCAAGATCGTCCTCGCCCGCCACGACGTCCCACTCTCCTCCGGCAACCACCGCGCGCCCGGCCACCACCCCGACCCGGACCGGCTCTGCGCGGTCCACCACTTCAAATGGCGCACCGGGATCCTGGACGACCTGCGGCGCCGAGTCCATCACTTCTCCACCGGCCTGTGGCAGGAACAGAGCCCCGCCGTACGGGACGAGGCCGAGCGGCTCCTCGCTCATGTCGGCCGGTACCAGGGCAGGGTGAACATCGCTGACCCACGCTTCGCGTTCCGCCGGGTCAGCCTGGACCTCATGCCCCACAGCTGGCCCGCCGAAGCCCGGGCCGTCCACACCGCCTGGCGACCACCCGCCACAAGCCGGGAAAGGGGACAATGA